In the Sebastes fasciatus isolate fSebFas1 chromosome 20, fSebFas1.pri, whole genome shotgun sequence genome, one interval contains:
- the tvp23b gene encoding Golgi apparatus membrane protein TVP23 homolog B, which translates to MLTEDNNDEDVSLFDAEEDTGKRSKKTNIKHPLASFFHLFFRVSAVIVYLLCGIFSSSFIGCMVTIILLLSCDFWTVKNITGRLMVGLRWWNQVDDDGHSHWVFESRKGTGKQQGSDSESRIFWIGLIVCPVLWVFFAFSTLFSFKIKWVPVVIMGVVLQGANLYGYVRCKVGGKTSLKNMATNYFGRQFLKQAMSKEEES; encoded by the exons ATGCTAACAGAA GATAACAATGATGAAGACGTGTCTCTGTTTGACGCGGAGGAGGATACAGGGAAAAGGTCAAAGAAGACGAACATTAA GCATCCGCTGGcctccttcttccacctcttcTTCCGAGTCAGCGCCGTCATCGTGTACCTGCTCTGTGGGATTTTCAGCAGCAGTTTCATCGGCTGCATGGTCACAATAATCCTTCTGCTCTCATGTGACTTCTGGACAGTAAAG AACATCACTGGGAGGTTGATGGTTGGTCTGAGGTGGTGGAACCAGGTGGATGATGATGGACATAGCCACTGGGTGTTTGAGTCTAGGAAG GGCACTGGGAAGCAACAAGGGTCCGATTCAGAGTCCAGAATCTTCTGGATCGGACTGATTGTTTGTCCGGTCCTCTGGGTCTTCTTTGCTTTCAGCACCCTCTTTTCCTTCAAGATTAAATGGGTG CCTGTGGTGATCATGGGTGTGGTGCTACAAGGGGCCAACCTCTACGGTTACGTGCGGTGTAAAGTGGGAGGCAAGACCAGCTTGAAGAATATGGCTACTAATTACTTTGGACGACAGTTCCTCAAACAG GCGATGTCTAAAGAAGAGGAATCATAG